A window from Athalia rosae chromosome 5, iyAthRosa1.1, whole genome shotgun sequence encodes these proteins:
- the LOC105691286 gene encoding uncharacterized protein LOC105691286 isoform X5, translating into MCRSPSPRTCENLIDDTSDHAGATTPERETSQGSRTTESSEDGRTLERQSFESDPRMLHGFLNISTSTIANDIKSANSSFENVSSIDGTYHFANTETPQELRLRAKKCAIDNDNLKGDLQRAEDSIVILEGQLEAIGRELEISSNRCERLQREVDNQKEVLAAIEKDRESVVVRSDNFESENSKLRTENFKLKREIDATDLEVRRLNAELTRTIQEKEKQIELRCYYQKELLEKQSRYDAARAHISKIELVNSELEERQMISTSTNEHLKTVVKELEDRVSELQLHRRYSSHRNEPLFGYSTSDDGLDGKVNRLPDLEESFQPSLLDEIKASECTDTDVNLNDETGELKNLKKIESIEYPRYLGALHDANQQMQRALSSLPASHKDLAVSPISFGADEPQLSELENYNYEDHLSERMELQRFKSQLHHVLAIISNLSSSKVTIADTKDATTQLDRLDLVPDSTPACNIHGDIMNYADNRIRYRREKRLQKEVYEKSGEETDRRKVFSIEAIRAASSPAGTTTSSEISLPSKVNCSSTPRSSPVASPSTEFHQDSIIAPIVAALDEIIQDTRNAADISSSSSSAGEANQSPVGLRRDHNPRYTYTLPSYSLAKPEEEVSQLLPDTEDTGLQHKDSSETELDPVSSTYNLSDKASRFGDEIFESSVWRCRRKSVGTDDNTSEETDITESNSSGGSRVTVDPTYSVHGLSSSRVLVDSSLRAITENDVIPSESSSYNQQIPSLSRSVTDPDPNCVDRLNSDLEKLTLHTSIMQVQGKSVPKRKSSVYHRSFDCSTLDVAPDQCTIVRRSVSSPNVPKSTIPIGGLLQTTYNVSGIKSSKEIGAEECEALVDSATDSCCSDKSELLENTGSFLEMGENMLSVSWKKDSQNEMGDYLDEDDSNCAEAAPTTALENTKGESDIPILTSTAKPTKSEVSLGNRRTKYVISGTWNLPLLPLPTPSLPPNAEELGDVDSADNAAKWRSSSDPEIPVRSRSLARTMSSDEDSSDSECIIRDRIDTGEQNLQVVAAEPPTLQPASLTPLQTQSTVRTKTHPLLYELPLSRGQQIDPQKFSSHNSAVFVCEQLSLSYRDDTDNNDNTAKRITAKSESNYKRSKDSERGRRSLSESDTAASCKDGECRCRCRCGFGWNSSRTGGQLETPEEEKRKDLENFGAFPSLPDSRLIELGLADTPEGHGLCERISEDELERKYTALSIGLGTDRITLPRRMALSLRHRDQAEQNLSTEVDRMQSDIQALAPLCVDRESVERVERVRHQLEMISRCALRVSCTAELLGATHQERRVSRASLLADRYLQALRGRCDKLTTDLAETKRILTENNIVVEENPSELVEDVLPRVRYRGVPSTNRTTISRRRASIATISRPTAVNSLQDTTKDSGRPQRISVSGRMTLRRPSLGYDTQRWDNEKLDRTDSSSSSIGELREIFEQAESRRGSREENNNLIRSQSSNFSVGSCESADSDVVWSITREDPPGSTLADTREDESFASAESTLVTSRRTPRTLRTLREQVSRLPIFWYILFVVTFFFGFYSNRYVTTRCTVPLKWWSAEELLKRYVHVKRNTPPPI; encoded by the exons ATGTGTCGCAGTCCAAGTCCGAGAACATG tgaaaatttgatcgatgATACATCGGATCATGCGGGCGCAACGACACCGGAAAGGGAGACGTCTCAAGGATCACGCACGACCGAATCCTCTGAAGATGGACGGACGCTCGAAAGACAATCGTTCGAATCGGATCCGAGGATGCTTCATG GATTCTTGAATATCTCGACGAGTACCATTGCCAACGACATCAAAag CGCGAATAGTTCCTTCGAAAATGTATCGTCCATCGATGGTACCTATCACTTCGCCAACACCGAAACGCCTCAGGAATTACGTCTTCGTGCGAAAAAATGTGCCATTGACAACGACAACCTCAAGGGGGACTTACAACGGGCCGAAGACTCGATAGTCATCCTCGAAGGACAACTGGAGGCGATTGGGCGAGAGCT AGAAATCTCGAGTAATCGGTGCGAGCGACTGCAGAGAGAAGTGGATAACCAGAAAGAAGTCCTCGCGGCAATTGAGAAAGATCGAGAGTCCGTCGTGGTAAGGAGTGATAATTTCGAGAGCGAAAATAGTAAACtgagaacggaaaattttaaaCTGAAAAGGGAAATCGATGCTACTGATTTGGAG GTTCGGCGTTTAAATGCGGAGCTAACAAGAACGATTCAAGAGAAGGAGAAACAGATCGAATTGCGTTGTTACTATCAAAAGGAATTGCTCGAAAAACAGTCCCGCTACGATGCAGCTAGGGCgcatatttcgaaaattgaactaGTCAACAGCGAACTAGAAGAGAGACAAATGATTTCCACGAGCACGAACGAG CACTTGAAAACTGTGGTGAAGGAATTGGAAGATCGAGTTTCCGAGTTACAATTGCACCGACGGTATAGTTCACATCGCAATGAACCG TTGTTCGGATATTCGACTTCTGACGATGGACTGGACGGTAAAGTGAACCGATTACCCGATCTGGAAGAATCATTCCAACCATCATTGCTGGATGAAATTAAAGCTTCG GAATGTACCGATACCGATGTAAATCTGAATGATGAAACAGGCGAATtgaagaatctgaaaaaaatcgagagtaTCGAGTACCCTCGATACTTGGGAGCGTTGCACGATGCGAATCAACAGATGCAACG GGCTTTATCTTCACTCCCAGCGTCTCACAAAGACTTAGCTGTATCGCCGATCAGTTTTGGCGCTGATGAGCCTCAATTGTCAGAACTGGAGAATTACAATTACGAAGACCATCTTTCCGAAAGGATGGAATTGCAGAGGTTCAAATCCCAGCTACACCATGTGCTCGCGATAATTTCAAACTTG TCCTCGTCTAAGGTCACCATCGCCGATACGAAAGACGCTACGACTCAACTCGATCGCCTCGATTTAGTACCTGACTCGACACCGGCTTGCAACATTCATGGAGACATCATGAACTACGCTGACAACAGAATTCGCTATAG AAGGGAAAAACGACTTCAGAAAGAGGTATACGAAAAGAGCGGAGAAGAAACGGATCGCCGGAAGGTTTTCTCAATCGAAGCAATAAGGGCTGCAAGTTCCCCGGCAGGCACCACAACTTCCTCAGAGATATCTTTGCCATCGAAAGTAAACTGCAGTAGCACTCCCCGTTCCTCGCCCGTAGCATCACCCTCAACGGAATTTCACCAAGATAGCATAATCGCTCCAATCGTTGCTGCTCTGGACGAAATTATTCAAGACACTCGCAACGCCGCTGACAttagcagcagtagcagcagcgcGGGTGAAGCCAATCAAAGTCCCGTGGGACTTCGCCGGGATCACAACCCTCG ATACACCTATACTCTGCCGTCCTATAGTCTTGCCAAACCAGAGGAAGAAGTTTCACAACTTTTACCGGATACGGAAGACACCGGACTACAACACAAAGATAGTTCAGAAACGGAGTTGGATCCGGTGAGTTCGACGTACAACTTATCTGATAAGGCGAGTCGCTTCGgagacgaaattttcgaatcatccGTCTGGAGATGTAGGAGGAAGTCTGTGGGTACGGACGACAATACTTCAGAGGAAACTGATATCACTGAATCCAACAGCAGCGGTGGATCACGAGTCACGGTAGATCCGACTTATTCAGTACACGGCTTGAGCTCTTCGAGAGTTTTAGTTGACTCGTCCCTCCGAGCTATTACCGAAAATGATGTAATTCCGTCGGAATCGTCAAGTTATAATCAGCAGATACCTTCGCTGAGCCGGTCGGTCACAGATCCCGATCCTAACTGCGTCGATCGGCTGAATTCCGACTTGGAGAAATTGACTCTGCACACCTCAATTATGCAAGTGCAGGGAAAAAGTGTACCGAAACGAAAATCGTCCGTTTATCATCGTTCTTTCGACTGCAGTACCCTCGACGTTGCCCCAGACCAGTGTACAATTGTTAGAAGATCCGTGAGTTCGCCAAATGTTCCGAAATCTACCATACCCATCGGTGGATTATTGCAGACGACTTATAACGTATCCGGAATAAAATCAAGCAAAGAGATCGGCGCAGAAGAGTGTGAAGCTCTCGTAGATTCAGCCACCGATTCGTGTTGTAGTGATAAATCCGAATTGTTGGAGAACACCGGTAGCTTCCTGGAGATGGGGGAGAATATGCTGTCAGTTTCTTGGAAAAAAGACTCGCAAAATGAAATGGGTGATTATCTAGACGAAGACGATTCGAATTGCGCTGAAGCTGCCCCGACAACGGCCTTGGAAAATACGAAAGGAGAAAGTG ACATACCAATTCTGACGTCGACGGCGAAACCTACCAAGTCGGAAGTGAGCCTTGGTAACCGGCGTACAAAATACGTCATCTCGGGCACTTGGAACCTCCCGCTGCTACCGCTACCAACGCCTTCCCTTCCTCCCAACGCTGAGGAACTCGGCGACGTCGACTCGGCGGACAACGCCGCGAAATGGCGTAGCAGTAGCGATCCTGAAATACCGGTCAGATCCAGGTCACTTGCGCGCACGATGTCCAGCGATGAAGATAGTTCAGATTCCGAGTGCATCATCCGTGATCGCATCGATACCGGAGAACAAAACCTACAGGTGGTCGCCGCTGAACCACCAACGCTTCAACCAGCATCGCTGACTCCGCTGCAAACGCAATCGACGGTGAGAACAAAGACTCATCCTTTGCTCTACGAACTACCCTTGTCACGAGGGCAGCAGATTGACCCGCAAAAGTTCTCTAGTCATAATTCTGCGGTATTTGTATGCGAACAGCTGTCGCTTTCCTACCGAGATGACACAGACAACAATGATAACACCGCTAAAAGGATTACTGCTAAATCAGAGAGCAATTACAAACGATCCAAG GATAGCGAAAGAGGTCGACGTTCACTATCGGAAAGCGATACCGCAGCGTCTTGCAAGGATGGCGAATGCAGATGTAGATGCAGATGCGGTTTCGGATGGAATTCGTCTCGCACCGGGGGTCAGCTTGAAACTCcagaggaagaaaaacgaaaagaccTAGAAAATTTCGGGGCATTTCCTAGTCTACCGGATAGCCGATTGATAGAACTAGGACTCGCGGATACCCCTGAAGGCCACGGACtttg CGAACGAATAAGCGAGGATGAACTTGAG CGAAAATATACGGCACTTTCTATCGGGCTCGGGACCGACAGGATCACTCTGCCGAGACGGATGGCTCTCAGTCTCAGGCACCGGGATCAAGCCGAGCAAAATCTCAGTACAGAAGTCGACCGAATGCAGAGTGACATTCAG GCTCTCGCTCCGCTCTGCGTGGATCGAGAATCCGTTGAGCGAGTCGAGCGAGTAAGACACCAACTAGAGATGATTTCAAGATGTGCTTTGAGAGTATCTTGCACAGCCGAGCTCCTCGGAGCAACACATCAGGAACGCAGGGTCTCAAGAGCGTCTTTACTGGCTGATAGGTACCTACAGGCTTTACGCGGCAGATGCGACAAACTTACTACCGATCTTGCCGAGACGAA GCGTATCCtgactgaaaataatattgtcGTTGAGGAGAACCCAAGCGAACTTGTCGAGGACGTTCTTCCAAGAGTGCGTTATCGTGGGGTGCCGTCCACAAATCGGACAACG atctctagaagaCGGGCCAGCATCGCTACAATTTCTCGACCCACAGCGGTCAATTCGCTGCAGGATACGACTAAG GATAGCGGAAGACCGCAGCGTATATCTGTTTCCGGTAGAATGACCCTTAGGCGACCTTCCCTTGGTTACGACACGCAACGATGGGACAACGAGAAATTGGATCGAACAGA CAGTAGTTCAAGCAGTATCGGTGAGCTGAGAGAAATCTTTGAGCAAGCTGAATCTCGACGAGGTTCGAGGGAGGAGAACAATAATTTAATTCGTAGCCAATCGAGTAACTTCAGCGTGGGAAGTTGCGAAAGTGCCGATTCAGATGTAGTCTGGTCCATCACTAGAGAAGATCCACCGGGATCCACTCTAGCTGACACAAGAGAAGATGAATCATTCGCTTCTGCAGAAAGTACTTTAGTGACCAG CAGAAGAACACCCCGTACCCTTCGAACGTTACGGGAGCAAGTCTCACGGCTGCCGATTTTTTGGTACATATTGTTCGTCGTTACATTCTTCTTTGGATTCTACAGTAACCGTTACGTGACTACTCGGTGCACGGTACCATTGAAGTGGTGGTCAGCGGAAGAATTATTGAAACGATACGTGCACGTTAAACGCAACACGCCACCCCCAATTTGA
- the LOC105691286 gene encoding uncharacterized protein LOC105691286 isoform X8 — protein MSEAEDRLITPLEVAHNQENVALEKIFTECETPSTAGKVPVAKLTCYMRDQMSARGSPEILQDLRESLRSVSHHGEVTRKQFHVIARRWLDKIRQRQHRHEGHQDGNNNLSVEQISSENLIDDTSDHAGATTPERETSQGSRTTESSEDGRTLERQSFESDPRMLHGFLNISTSTIANDIKSANSSFENVSSIDGTYHFANTETPQELRLRAKKCAIDNDNLKGDLQRAEDSIVILEGQLEAIGRELEISSNRCERLQREVDNQKEVLAAIEKDRESVVVRSDNFESENSKLRTENFKLKREIDATDLEVRRLNAELTRTIQEKEKQIELRCYYQKELLEKQSRYDAARAHISKIELVNSELEERQMISTSTNEHLKTVVKELEDRVSELQLHRRYSSHRNEPLFGYSTSDDGLDGKVNRLPDLEESFQPSLLDEIKASECTDTDVNLNDETGELKNLKKIESIEYPRYLGALHDANQQMQRALSSLPASHKDLAVSPISFGADEPQLSELENYNYEDHLSERMELQRFKSQLHHVLAIISNLSSSKVTIADTKDATTQLDRLDLVPDSTPACNIHGDIMNYADNRIRYRREKRLQKEVYEKSGEETDRRKVFSIEAIRAASSPAGTTTSSEISLPSKVNCSSTPRSSPVASPSTEFHQDSIIAPIVAALDEIIQDTRNAADISSSSSSAGEANQSPVGLRRDHNPRYTYTLPSYSLAKPEEEVSQLLPDTEDTGLQHKDSSETELDPVSSTYNLSDKASRFGDEIFESSVWRCRRKSVGTDDNTSEETDITESNSSGGSRVTVDPTYSVHGLSSSRVLVDSSLRAITENDVIPSESSSYNQQIPSLSRSVTDPDPNCVDRLNSDLEKLTLHTSIMQVQGKSVPKRKSSVYHRSFDCSTLDVAPDQCTIVRRSVSSPNVPKSTIPIGGLLQTTYNVSGIKSSKEIGAEECEALVDSATDSCCSDKSELLENTGSFLEMGENMLSVSWKKDSQNEMGDYLDEDDSNCAEAAPTTALENTKGESDIPILTSTAKPTKSEVSLGNRRTKYVISGTWNLPLLPLPTPSLPPNAEELGDVDSADNAAKWRSSSDPEIPVRSRSLARTMSSDEDSSDSECIIRDRIDTGEQNLQVVAAEPPTLQPASLTPLQTQSTVRTKTHPLLYELPLSRGQQIDPQKFSSHNSAVFVCEQLSLSYRDDTDNNDNTAKRITAKSESNYKRSKDSERGRRSLSESDTAASCKDGECRCRCRCGFGWNSSRTGGQLETPEEEKRKDLENFGAFPSLPDSRLIELGLADTPEGHGLCERISEDELERKYTALSIGLGTDRITLPRRMALSLRHRDQAEQNLSTEVDRMQSDIQMSSNYDHTM, from the exons ATGAGTGAAGCAGAAGATAGACTAATAACTCCACTGGAAGTCGCTCACAATCAGGAAAATG tcgcgttggaaaaaatattcactgaATGCGAAACACCGTCTACGGCCGGCAAAGTCCCAGTGGCTAAACTTACCTGTTACATGCGCGACCAGATGTCTGCCCGCGGAAG TCCCGAAATCCTGCAAGATCTTCGAGAATCCCTACGCAGCGTTTCGCACCATGGTGAAGTAACTCGGAAGCAATTTCACGTCATTGCTCGGCGCTGGCTAGACAAAATACGTCAGCGGCAGCATCGTCACGAAGGTCATCAGGATGGCAATAATAATCTCAGTGTTGAGCAGATTAGCAG tgaaaatttgatcgatgATACATCGGATCATGCGGGCGCAACGACACCGGAAAGGGAGACGTCTCAAGGATCACGCACGACCGAATCCTCTGAAGATGGACGGACGCTCGAAAGACAATCGTTCGAATCGGATCCGAGGATGCTTCATG GATTCTTGAATATCTCGACGAGTACCATTGCCAACGACATCAAAag CGCGAATAGTTCCTTCGAAAATGTATCGTCCATCGATGGTACCTATCACTTCGCCAACACCGAAACGCCTCAGGAATTACGTCTTCGTGCGAAAAAATGTGCCATTGACAACGACAACCTCAAGGGGGACTTACAACGGGCCGAAGACTCGATAGTCATCCTCGAAGGACAACTGGAGGCGATTGGGCGAGAGCT AGAAATCTCGAGTAATCGGTGCGAGCGACTGCAGAGAGAAGTGGATAACCAGAAAGAAGTCCTCGCGGCAATTGAGAAAGATCGAGAGTCCGTCGTGGTAAGGAGTGATAATTTCGAGAGCGAAAATAGTAAACtgagaacggaaaattttaaaCTGAAAAGGGAAATCGATGCTACTGATTTGGAG GTTCGGCGTTTAAATGCGGAGCTAACAAGAACGATTCAAGAGAAGGAGAAACAGATCGAATTGCGTTGTTACTATCAAAAGGAATTGCTCGAAAAACAGTCCCGCTACGATGCAGCTAGGGCgcatatttcgaaaattgaactaGTCAACAGCGAACTAGAAGAGAGACAAATGATTTCCACGAGCACGAACGAG CACTTGAAAACTGTGGTGAAGGAATTGGAAGATCGAGTTTCCGAGTTACAATTGCACCGACGGTATAGTTCACATCGCAATGAACCG TTGTTCGGATATTCGACTTCTGACGATGGACTGGACGGTAAAGTGAACCGATTACCCGATCTGGAAGAATCATTCCAACCATCATTGCTGGATGAAATTAAAGCTTCG GAATGTACCGATACCGATGTAAATCTGAATGATGAAACAGGCGAATtgaagaatctgaaaaaaatcgagagtaTCGAGTACCCTCGATACTTGGGAGCGTTGCACGATGCGAATCAACAGATGCAACG GGCTTTATCTTCACTCCCAGCGTCTCACAAAGACTTAGCTGTATCGCCGATCAGTTTTGGCGCTGATGAGCCTCAATTGTCAGAACTGGAGAATTACAATTACGAAGACCATCTTTCCGAAAGGATGGAATTGCAGAGGTTCAAATCCCAGCTACACCATGTGCTCGCGATAATTTCAAACTTG TCCTCGTCTAAGGTCACCATCGCCGATACGAAAGACGCTACGACTCAACTCGATCGCCTCGATTTAGTACCTGACTCGACACCGGCTTGCAACATTCATGGAGACATCATGAACTACGCTGACAACAGAATTCGCTATAG AAGGGAAAAACGACTTCAGAAAGAGGTATACGAAAAGAGCGGAGAAGAAACGGATCGCCGGAAGGTTTTCTCAATCGAAGCAATAAGGGCTGCAAGTTCCCCGGCAGGCACCACAACTTCCTCAGAGATATCTTTGCCATCGAAAGTAAACTGCAGTAGCACTCCCCGTTCCTCGCCCGTAGCATCACCCTCAACGGAATTTCACCAAGATAGCATAATCGCTCCAATCGTTGCTGCTCTGGACGAAATTATTCAAGACACTCGCAACGCCGCTGACAttagcagcagtagcagcagcgcGGGTGAAGCCAATCAAAGTCCCGTGGGACTTCGCCGGGATCACAACCCTCG ATACACCTATACTCTGCCGTCCTATAGTCTTGCCAAACCAGAGGAAGAAGTTTCACAACTTTTACCGGATACGGAAGACACCGGACTACAACACAAAGATAGTTCAGAAACGGAGTTGGATCCGGTGAGTTCGACGTACAACTTATCTGATAAGGCGAGTCGCTTCGgagacgaaattttcgaatcatccGTCTGGAGATGTAGGAGGAAGTCTGTGGGTACGGACGACAATACTTCAGAGGAAACTGATATCACTGAATCCAACAGCAGCGGTGGATCACGAGTCACGGTAGATCCGACTTATTCAGTACACGGCTTGAGCTCTTCGAGAGTTTTAGTTGACTCGTCCCTCCGAGCTATTACCGAAAATGATGTAATTCCGTCGGAATCGTCAAGTTATAATCAGCAGATACCTTCGCTGAGCCGGTCGGTCACAGATCCCGATCCTAACTGCGTCGATCGGCTGAATTCCGACTTGGAGAAATTGACTCTGCACACCTCAATTATGCAAGTGCAGGGAAAAAGTGTACCGAAACGAAAATCGTCCGTTTATCATCGTTCTTTCGACTGCAGTACCCTCGACGTTGCCCCAGACCAGTGTACAATTGTTAGAAGATCCGTGAGTTCGCCAAATGTTCCGAAATCTACCATACCCATCGGTGGATTATTGCAGACGACTTATAACGTATCCGGAATAAAATCAAGCAAAGAGATCGGCGCAGAAGAGTGTGAAGCTCTCGTAGATTCAGCCACCGATTCGTGTTGTAGTGATAAATCCGAATTGTTGGAGAACACCGGTAGCTTCCTGGAGATGGGGGAGAATATGCTGTCAGTTTCTTGGAAAAAAGACTCGCAAAATGAAATGGGTGATTATCTAGACGAAGACGATTCGAATTGCGCTGAAGCTGCCCCGACAACGGCCTTGGAAAATACGAAAGGAGAAAGTG ACATACCAATTCTGACGTCGACGGCGAAACCTACCAAGTCGGAAGTGAGCCTTGGTAACCGGCGTACAAAATACGTCATCTCGGGCACTTGGAACCTCCCGCTGCTACCGCTACCAACGCCTTCCCTTCCTCCCAACGCTGAGGAACTCGGCGACGTCGACTCGGCGGACAACGCCGCGAAATGGCGTAGCAGTAGCGATCCTGAAATACCGGTCAGATCCAGGTCACTTGCGCGCACGATGTCCAGCGATGAAGATAGTTCAGATTCCGAGTGCATCATCCGTGATCGCATCGATACCGGAGAACAAAACCTACAGGTGGTCGCCGCTGAACCACCAACGCTTCAACCAGCATCGCTGACTCCGCTGCAAACGCAATCGACGGTGAGAACAAAGACTCATCCTTTGCTCTACGAACTACCCTTGTCACGAGGGCAGCAGATTGACCCGCAAAAGTTCTCTAGTCATAATTCTGCGGTATTTGTATGCGAACAGCTGTCGCTTTCCTACCGAGATGACACAGACAACAATGATAACACCGCTAAAAGGATTACTGCTAAATCAGAGAGCAATTACAAACGATCCAAG GATAGCGAAAGAGGTCGACGTTCACTATCGGAAAGCGATACCGCAGCGTCTTGCAAGGATGGCGAATGCAGATGTAGATGCAGATGCGGTTTCGGATGGAATTCGTCTCGCACCGGGGGTCAGCTTGAAACTCcagaggaagaaaaacgaaaagaccTAGAAAATTTCGGGGCATTTCCTAGTCTACCGGATAGCCGATTGATAGAACTAGGACTCGCGGATACCCCTGAAGGCCACGGACtttg CGAACGAATAAGCGAGGATGAACTTGAG CGAAAATATACGGCACTTTCTATCGGGCTCGGGACCGACAGGATCACTCTGCCGAGACGGATGGCTCTCAGTCTCAGGCACCGGGATCAAGCCGAGCAAAATCTCAGTACAGAAGTCGACCGAATGCAGAGTGACATTCAG ATGTCTTCTAATTATGACCATACGATGTAA